One segment of Salvelinus alpinus chromosome 1, SLU_Salpinus.1, whole genome shotgun sequence DNA contains the following:
- the LOC139574487 gene encoding transmembrane and ubiquitin-like domain-containing protein 1, which yields MAVCALTMDGMGDEVAAVSGVLLLVLALVLAWLSTQVADRGDHILSTILTVGAHASLIGLGGHDSYSGGPPSADTPEQQTPPHSQENKPEEGEPGSEREDGEGTGEGTAGAGVDLLLNIQGKKPQTYQPDDEEDDEEEDDYEEEDKVQKLSPVVSCTSITVRLKFLNDTEEVAVLSPKDTVGLLKSKYFSGRERQIKLIYQGQLLQDPKRTLLSLNISHNSVIHCHVSQVLREASPEEAARSGASGGIRAAGLALSTSSLVVPVFVVMLAVVWYFRINYRQFFTAPATISLVGVTVFFSFLIFGMHSR from the exons ATGGCGGTGTGTGCACTGACAATGGACGGGATGGGAGACGAGGTGGCTGCAGTAAGCGGTGTGTTACTTCTGGTCTTGGCCCTGGTTCTGGCATGGCTCTCCACGCAAGTGGCAGATCGGGGAGACCACATCCTGAGCACCATCCTTACAGTCGGGGCCCACGCCTCTCTAATCGGGCTGGGGGGCCATGACAGTTACAGTGGAGGGCCACCCAGTGCAGACACCCCAGAGCAGCAAACACCTCCACACTCCCAAGAGAACAAGCCAGAGGAGGGGGAGCCTGGGTCTGAGAGGGAAGATGGTGAGGGAACAGGAGAGGGGACTGCAGGGGCTGGAGTTGACCTGCTGTTGAATATCCAGGGGAAGAAACCTCAGACATACCAGCCTGATGATGAGGAAgatgatgaggaagaggatgactATGAGGAAGAAGACAAGGTTCAGAAGCTGAGCCCAGTGGTCTCCTGCACCAGCATCACGGTTCGTTTGAAGTTCCTGAATGACACAGAAGAGGTGGCAGTCCTGAGTCCCAAGGATACAGTGGGTCTACTGAAGAG TAAGTACTTCTCAGGGCGGGAGCGTCAGATCAAGTTGATCTACCAGGGCCAGCTGCTTCAGGATCCCAAACGGACTCTGCTCTCCCTCAACATCTCTCACAACAGTGTGATCCACTGCCACGTGTCCCAGGTGCTGCGGGAGGCCAGCCCAGAGGAGGCAGCTCGCTCTGGGGCTAGTGGGGGAATCAGGGCTGCAGGCCTGGCTCTGAGCACCAGCAGCCTGGTGGTGCCTGTGTTCGTGGTGATGTTAGCCGTGGTCTGGTACTTCCGCATCAACTACCGTCAGTTCTTCACCGCCCCTGCTACCATCTCCCTGGTGGGAGTCACTGTGTTCTTCAGCTTCCTCATCTTTGGAATGCACAGCCGGTGA